A stretch of Paenibacillus sp. URB8-2 DNA encodes these proteins:
- a CDS encoding sugar ABC transporter ATP-binding protein, with product MAQSEFLLEMNNITKEFPGVKALDGVTLKVRPGSVHALMGENGAGKSTLMKCLFGIYSPDGGEIYLNGEKTVIHNSNDALNNGISMIHQELHPVPHRSVMENIWLGRFPTKGIGPLQFIDHKKMYADTEKLFKDLDIDLHPETLVGKLSVSKIQSIEIAKAVSFNSRVIVMDEPTSSLTSVEVQHLFRIIRDLRQRGVAIIYISHKMEEILEISDDVTIMRDGKKIGTWPAAEMTTDLIISRMVGRDLTNRFPERYNVPGEVFLKAEGLTSTDPRSFKEVSFELRRGEILGVGGLVGAQRTEVIEALFGLRALKSGTISIGGRPVKIQSPQDAKKYGLALLTEERRVTGIFPVLSVHENGAIANLDRYQKPYLLLDGKKKKAEVDKMIEKLRTKTPTTRTQIMNLSGGNQQKVLLARWLLTEPEILLLDEPTRGIDVGAKFEIYTLIADLANQGKSIIMISSEMPELLGMSDRVMVMSEGRLTGILDGAAATETEVMRLAAQH from the coding sequence ATGGCTCAAAGCGAATTTTTGCTGGAGATGAACAATATCACCAAGGAATTTCCGGGCGTCAAGGCTCTGGATGGGGTTACCTTGAAGGTCAGACCTGGCAGCGTTCATGCCTTGATGGGCGAGAACGGGGCTGGCAAATCCACACTGATGAAATGCCTGTTCGGCATTTATTCGCCGGATGGCGGCGAGATTTATCTGAACGGTGAGAAGACGGTCATCCACAATTCGAACGATGCGCTGAACAACGGTATTTCGATGATTCACCAGGAGCTGCACCCGGTGCCGCACCGCAGCGTTATGGAAAATATTTGGCTGGGGCGTTTCCCGACCAAGGGGATCGGACCGCTCCAATTCATTGACCACAAAAAAATGTATGCGGATACAGAGAAACTGTTCAAGGATCTGGACATCGATCTGCACCCGGAAACCTTGGTAGGCAAGCTGTCCGTATCGAAAATCCAATCCATCGAAATCGCGAAAGCCGTCTCTTTCAACTCCCGCGTTATTGTCATGGACGAACCGACGTCTTCCCTGACGAGCGTGGAAGTGCAGCATTTGTTCCGGATTATCCGGGATCTCAGACAAAGAGGCGTTGCCATAATTTATATATCCCACAAAATGGAAGAGATTCTGGAAATCTCCGACGACGTTACGATCATGCGTGACGGCAAAAAAATCGGCACCTGGCCTGCGGCGGAAATGACGACCGATCTGATTATATCCAGAATGGTCGGGCGCGATCTGACCAATCGTTTCCCCGAACGCTACAATGTGCCGGGCGAGGTGTTTCTGAAGGCCGAAGGACTTACTTCCACCGACCCGAGGTCGTTCAAGGAGGTCTCCTTCGAATTGAGACGAGGGGAAATTCTTGGCGTCGGCGGCCTGGTGGGAGCGCAGCGGACCGAGGTAATCGAAGCGCTGTTCGGCCTGCGGGCGCTGAAGTCTGGAACCATCTCCATCGGAGGCAGACCGGTCAAGATCCAATCTCCGCAGGATGCGAAAAAATACGGTCTCGCCCTGCTTACGGAGGAACGGCGCGTTACAGGCATTTTTCCGGTGCTGTCCGTGCATGAGAACGGCGCCATCGCCAATTTGGACCGCTATCAGAAGCCGTACCTGCTGCTGGACGGAAAGAAGAAAAAAGCGGAAGTGGACAAGATGATCGAAAAGCTCCGTACGAAGACTCCGACCACGAGAACGCAGATTATGAATCTGTCGGGGGGCAATCAGCAAAAAGTGCTGCTGGCCAGATGGCTGCTCACCGAGCCGGAAATTCTTCTGCTGGACGAACCGACACGCGGGATCGACGTCGGGGCCAAATTCGAAATTTATACCCTAATTGCCGATCTGGCGAATCAGGGAAAGAGCATCATTATGATTTCCTCCGAAATGCCCGAGCTGCTTGGAATGTCGGACCGCGTCATGGTGATGTCGGAGGGCAGGCTGACAGGCATACTGGACGGCGCCGCCGCAACGGAAACCGAAGTGATGCGCCTGGCCGCCCAGCATTGA
- a CDS encoding galactose ABC transporter substrate-binding protein, translating to MKKITSVLLASALLGAALAGCGGNNNGNSGSAAATNSGSSANSGGSGKTPKVGVAIYKFDDTFMTGVRNAIEESAKGIAEVDIVDSQNSQPTQNDKVDLFITKKYNGMLINPVDRTAAGVIIDKAKAANTPVVFLNREPLPEDMKKWDKVYYVGAKAEESGTLEGQLVVDYWKAHPEADKNKDGVLQYVMLKGEPGHQDAELRTKYSIQAIEDAGIKVEKLAEDTAMWDRVKGQEKMAAFLGSHGDKIEAVLANNDDMALGAIEALKAAGYFSGDKFMPVVGVDATAPAVQALEEGTMLGTVLNDAKSQGKAAITLASLLAGGETPSKDNVGFDISDNQYVWISYKKITKDNASEVK from the coding sequence ATGAAAAAAATTACTTCCGTATTACTCGCAAGCGCATTACTCGGTGCTGCTCTGGCTGGCTGCGGTGGCAATAACAATGGAAACTCCGGCAGCGCGGCGGCAACGAATTCCGGCTCTTCAGCAAATAGCGGCGGCTCGGGCAAAACGCCTAAAGTCGGCGTAGCGATTTATAAATTCGACGATACCTTTATGACGGGCGTCCGCAACGCGATCGAGGAATCGGCCAAAGGCATCGCCGAGGTCGACATCGTGGACAGCCAGAACTCCCAGCCAACACAGAACGATAAGGTGGATTTGTTCATTACGAAGAAATACAACGGCATGCTAATCAACCCGGTCGACCGGACGGCGGCGGGCGTCATTATCGATAAAGCGAAAGCGGCCAATACTCCTGTCGTGTTCCTGAACCGCGAGCCGCTTCCGGAAGATATGAAGAAGTGGGATAAGGTCTACTATGTTGGCGCCAAAGCCGAGGAGTCCGGCACGCTGGAAGGCCAGCTTGTCGTTGACTACTGGAAGGCTCACCCCGAAGCCGACAAGAACAAAGACGGCGTGCTGCAGTATGTGATGCTCAAAGGCGAACCGGGACATCAAGACGCCGAGCTGCGCACGAAGTATTCGATTCAGGCGATTGAAGACGCCGGCATCAAGGTTGAGAAGCTGGCGGAAGATACCGCAATGTGGGACCGTGTAAAAGGCCAGGAGAAAATGGCCGCATTCCTCGGCTCGCATGGCGACAAGATCGAAGCCGTACTGGCCAACAACGACGATATGGCGCTCGGCGCGATCGAAGCTCTGAAAGCCGCCGGCTACTTCTCGGGCGATAAATTCATGCCGGTCGTAGGCGTTGATGCTACCGCTCCTGCCGTGCAGGCGCTCGAAGAAGGAACGATGCTCGGAACCGTGCTTAACGATGCGAAGAGCCAAGGCAAGGCCGCGATCACCCTGGCCTCTCTGCTGGCAGGTGGCGAAACACCAAGCAAGGACAATGTAGGCTTCGACATTTCCGACAACCAGTATGTATGGATCTCTTACAAAAAGATTACGAAAGACAACGCATCCGAAGTTAAATAA
- a CDS encoding NifB/NifX family molybdenum-iron cluster-binding protein, with protein MSYKLAVGSSDGELVDQHFGRSERFYIYEVDDEGKWTLLEVRDNVTTRAEGEHHTDELSRTVDMLKDCSKVLVLQIGPGAQQRLKQIGITVYSSRGTVEDAMGKLIAFENKRKNRAFLDREQAE; from the coding sequence ATGTCTTACAAACTGGCGGTAGGAAGCAGCGACGGGGAGCTTGTCGATCAGCATTTTGGAAGAAGCGAGCGGTTTTATATCTATGAAGTCGACGATGAAGGGAAATGGACGCTGCTGGAAGTCCGCGACAACGTAACCACACGGGCGGAGGGAGAGCATCACACGGATGAACTCAGCCGGACGGTCGATATGCTGAAGGACTGTAGCAAGGTGCTTGTGCTTCAGATCGGACCAGGAGCGCAGCAGAGGCTGAAGCAGATCGGAATCACGGTGTATTCCAGCAGGGGGACGGTCGAGGACGCGATGGGCAAGCTGATTGCGTTCGAGAACAAACGAAAGAACCGGGCGTTTCTGGACCGCGAGCAGGCGGAATAA
- a CDS encoding iron-containing alcohol dehydrogenase family protein, producing MITLKAPKTYIREKNILDSAGPLIAEIGQNALIIGGNTALALTGKHLLPSLDDAGVHYHVHTFEGECTAAAIARYARLVRETGADCVIGIGGGRVLDLAKAAAEDGGVPVISVPTVAATCAAWSALTIIYDEEGRYVAPRPLKESPLLVLADTVVLASAPARYLKAGIADTIVKWHEAEPNAAGRPDLSLSIGLSVSWLALDLLHEQAVEASREAGSGAITQAFTETVDAVIALAELAGSITQGNPRVALAHSIHNSLTFLPAAHGSLHGEKVIFGLIVQFVLAGKSLPEIKELLSFLNELSLPVTLEQLGISGDISVLAAKVAEGVVIEPDAQKQLAFEVSVPLLKEAILTADRYGRESLAANALVS from the coding sequence ATGATAACGTTGAAAGCCCCGAAGACCTATATTCGCGAGAAGAACATTCTCGATTCGGCAGGTCCGCTGATCGCCGAAATTGGCCAAAACGCTCTCATTATCGGCGGAAATACGGCGCTTGCACTGACAGGCAAGCACTTGCTCCCAAGCCTTGACGACGCGGGCGTACATTATCACGTGCATACGTTTGAGGGTGAATGTACCGCCGCAGCAATCGCCCGCTACGCCCGTCTCGTACGCGAGACCGGTGCCGATTGCGTTATTGGCATCGGCGGCGGACGGGTGCTGGATTTGGCGAAGGCGGCCGCGGAGGACGGCGGTGTTCCGGTCATCAGCGTTCCGACGGTAGCCGCAACCTGCGCAGCCTGGTCCGCACTGACGATTATTTACGATGAAGAAGGAAGATATGTGGCTCCCCGTCCGCTTAAAGAATCCCCGCTGCTTGTTCTGGCGGATACGGTTGTTCTAGCTTCCGCCCCCGCCCGTTATCTGAAGGCAGGCATCGCCGATACGATCGTCAAATGGCATGAAGCGGAGCCTAATGCCGCCGGCCGGCCCGATCTGTCGTTGAGCATAGGTTTAAGCGTATCCTGGCTAGCGCTCGATCTCCTTCATGAGCAGGCGGTGGAGGCCTCTCGGGAGGCGGGCAGCGGCGCCATTACGCAAGCGTTCACCGAGACAGTGGATGCCGTCATTGCGCTGGCCGAACTTGCAGGCAGCATTACGCAAGGAAATCCACGGGTGGCGTTGGCCCATTCGATTCATAACAGCCTGACTTTCCTGCCCGCTGCCCACGGCAGCCTTCATGGAGAAAAGGTCATCTTCGGCTTAATCGTCCAGTTTGTACTGGCGGGCAAGTCTTTGCCGGAAATTAAAGAGCTGCTTTCTTTTTTGAACGAGCTTTCGCTTCCTGTCACTCTGGAGCAACTGGGCATTAGCGGCGACATTTCCGTCCTGGCGGCAAAGGTGGCCGAGGGTGTGGTCATTGAACCCGACGCTCAGAAGCAGTTGGCGTTTGAAGTGAGCGTCCCGCTTCTGAAGGAAGCGATTCTCACAGCCGACCGTTACGGTCGCGAGAGCTTGGCCGCCAATGCGCTGGTAAGCTGA
- the nifB gene encoding nitrogenase cofactor biosynthesis protein NifB: MSFLQQSTRHPCYDELAHEYFARMHVAVAPKCNISCKYCNIKYDCVSESRPGVVSRVLTAEEAYRKVQRTVEVLPRLTVVGIAGPGDPLANPQETFETFSLLAEGMPDLQLCLSTNGLMLADYADEIERYRINHVTVTMNTIDPAIGSQVYQAIFYKGKAYREQEAAAILIERQLAGIREIAARGIRVKVNSVLIPGVNDGHLAEVSRTVRDLGAFSHNIMPLIISPGSRYEREGGQAPDPELTVKVQEESAAIIPVMRHCRQCRADAVGLLGEDRGQDLYDTGNSDPLPVYSFKEREQLLTELDAELESRHRRRFANNGDAATGIRIAVASRGSGKVNMHFGHAKEFLIYEVHGRESKLLGIRKIQAYCNGTADCGEGADKGAILEDTIHLLRDCRILLCSGIGEYPQEKLRQADIMAITRKGGIQELLAECGRYYRYFRDSQIS; the protein is encoded by the coding sequence GTGAGTTTTTTGCAGCAAAGCACCAGGCATCCTTGTTACGATGAATTGGCGCATGAATATTTTGCCAGAATGCATGTCGCCGTTGCTCCTAAATGCAATATCAGCTGCAAATACTGCAATATTAAATACGACTGTGTGAGCGAGAGCAGACCCGGCGTCGTCAGCCGCGTGCTTACGGCGGAGGAGGCTTACCGGAAGGTTCAGCGCACTGTCGAGGTTCTCCCCCGATTGACGGTTGTGGGCATCGCCGGACCGGGTGATCCGCTGGCCAATCCGCAAGAGACGTTTGAGACGTTCTCCTTGCTGGCCGAAGGAATGCCGGATTTGCAGTTGTGCCTAAGCACAAACGGCCTGATGCTGGCCGATTACGCGGACGAGATCGAGCGTTACCGGATCAACCATGTTACGGTTACGATGAACACAATCGATCCCGCGATCGGAAGCCAGGTTTACCAGGCCATCTTTTACAAAGGGAAAGCTTATCGGGAGCAGGAAGCCGCCGCCATCCTGATTGAAAGACAGCTTGCCGGAATCCGCGAGATTGCCGCCAGAGGCATTCGGGTCAAGGTGAATTCCGTGTTAATTCCAGGGGTGAACGACGGCCATCTTGCCGAAGTGTCGCGCACGGTCCGGGATCTGGGGGCATTCTCGCATAACATTATGCCGCTTATCATTTCACCGGGGAGCCGCTATGAGCGGGAAGGCGGACAGGCGCCCGATCCGGAGCTGACCGTCAAGGTGCAGGAGGAGTCGGCGGCGATTATACCGGTTATGAGGCATTGCCGCCAGTGCCGGGCCGATGCGGTTGGATTGCTGGGTGAAGACAGGGGACAGGACCTGTACGATACCGGAAATAGCGATCCGCTGCCGGTCTATTCCTTCAAGGAGAGGGAGCAGCTGCTCACAGAGCTGGATGCCGAATTGGAAAGCAGGCACCGGCGACGCTTTGCAAATAACGGAGATGCGGCGACGGGCATACGAATCGCTGTGGCTTCACGTGGAAGCGGTAAGGTAAACATGCATTTCGGCCATGCCAAAGAATTTCTGATCTATGAAGTTCATGGCCGGGAGAGCAAGCTGCTGGGCATCCGCAAAATCCAGGCGTACTGCAACGGCACGGCCGACTGCGGCGAAGGGGCGGACAAAGGAGCTATTCTTGAAGACACTATACATCTTCTTCGCGACTGCCGCATTCTGCTGTGCTCGGGAATCGGCGAGTATCCGCAGGAGAAACTCCGGCAGGCCGATATTATGGCGATCACGCGCAAAGGCGGAATCCAGGAGCTGCTGGCCGAATGCGGCCGTTATTACCGTTATTTCAGAGACAGCCAAATTAGTTGA
- a CDS encoding substrate-binding domain-containing protein encodes MKRIRVWLTLLLWILMAASLSSCLGSSPPHIATDKTRNIHMIVKMNRGDYWNTVKMGAEAAAKEFNVKLTFKAPGTESDVKEQIAMVEDSIKEKADVIILAASSYMGLAQVVDKAAYYRIPVISVDAEVGSARVTTYIGSNGYEAGQKSAERLVQLLNGSGEIGILNFTNTPEKQESGSESEIDYGARDADEREKGFLNYVARYPSVHVVDISYTPSVTSEAEELTRLMLIKHPNLRGIAALNETASQGAAAVLRERGLRSIKMVAFDSSPTMMEQIQEGIVQATVIQNPFSNGYLAVKNAVEILQGIKVPERVDTGTKLIDLDNMLWPENQKLLFPFVR; translated from the coding sequence ATGAAAAGGATACGGGTATGGCTGACTCTGTTACTCTGGATACTTATGGCGGCATCGCTGTCCTCCTGCCTGGGATCGTCCCCGCCGCACATCGCCACAGACAAGACCCGCAACATTCACATGATCGTTAAAATGAACAGGGGCGATTACTGGAACACGGTAAAGATGGGGGCGGAGGCCGCCGCCAAGGAATTCAACGTGAAGCTGACCTTTAAGGCTCCAGGTACGGAGAGCGATGTGAAGGAGCAGATCGCCATGGTCGAAGATTCCATCAAGGAGAAGGCGGACGTGATTATCCTCGCGGCTAGCAGCTATATGGGCCTGGCCCAGGTTGTCGACAAGGCGGCCTACTACCGGATTCCGGTCATTTCGGTCGACGCCGAGGTCGGCTCGGCCAGAGTGACGACCTACATCGGCTCCAACGGCTATGAAGCGGGGCAGAAATCCGCTGAACGGCTTGTTCAATTGCTGAACGGCTCCGGTGAAATCGGTATTTTGAATTTTACGAACACTCCGGAAAAGCAAGAGAGCGGATCGGAGAGCGAGATTGATTACGGCGCGCGGGACGCGGACGAGCGTGAGAAGGGATTTCTGAATTACGTCGCCCGTTATCCGTCCGTGCATGTGGTGGATATTTCCTATACGCCCTCCGTTACATCGGAAGCCGAGGAGCTTACACGGCTGATGCTGATCAAGCACCCGAACCTGCGCGGCATCGCGGCATTGAACGAGACGGCGTCGCAGGGAGCAGCGGCCGTGCTTCGGGAGCGCGGTCTCCGCAGTATCAAGATGGTCGCTTTCGACAGCTCCCCAACCATGATGGAGCAGATTCAGGAAGGCATCGTGCAGGCGACCGTTATCCAGAACCCGTTCAGCAACGGTTATCTGGCGGTCAAGAATGCCGTTGAAATCCTCCAGGGCATCAAAGTGCCTGAGCGGGTTGATACAGGGACCAAGCTGATTGATCTTGATAATATGCTGTGGCCGGAAAATCAGAAGCTGCTGTTTCCGTTCGTACGGTAA
- a CDS encoding sensor histidine kinase has product MPKERAHLFPLRPQRRGTRRGKFTSRLLSIQVILTLTLTSIAVLVTVIVSFTLYNKFAKTAEENASLNMQQIIEQVNYNLGLYVNGMRNIYEKAEKQIEQNASIDSPMLHESLSTLLESREDLVSFAVFTPGGSLVLDVPSAPMRRNTRMVEQSWFIAPGKTGVISFSQPHVQNLFKQRYTWVVSMSKMISYTEHGTRKRGILLVDFNFRTIDELSKQVKLGKRGYAYILDSLGNIVYHPQQQLIYAGLKYENVEPVLEYAYRSYLDESMGEKRFITVRTLNQTGWKIVGVAYYDEIVTTKRDLNQFMLLFLPLSILCVIVVSVLLSARIARPISKLERTVQQVVEGDLNTSINVRGAYEVEQLSKRFNLMLQRIRKLMDQIIYEQETKRKGELEVLQSQINPHFLYNTLNSVIRLAERSKNEEVVTMIQSLSKFFRISLSKGKNIITLREELDHIRHYLVIQSFRFKNKFRYEIKAQPEVLNCLTVKLILQPIVENALYHGIEMMPDEGLIEIAAELRNGLVVIKVSDNGLGMSGETLKGILKGGVKSGSGSGVGVSNVHERIRLYYGREYGLSFESELEAGTTVTVTFPARDADGDGETATEGAKSL; this is encoded by the coding sequence ATGCCCAAAGAGCGGGCCCATCTCTTTCCGCTTCGTCCGCAGCGGCGCGGCACACGCAGGGGCAAATTCACCTCCCGGCTGCTAAGCATTCAAGTGATTCTGACGCTAACCCTGACTTCGATCGCCGTGCTTGTAACGGTTATCGTCAGCTTTACGCTGTATAACAAGTTCGCGAAGACCGCGGAGGAGAATGCGAGCCTGAATATGCAGCAAATTATTGAGCAAGTCAATTACAACCTGGGGCTGTATGTGAACGGCATGCGCAATATATACGAGAAAGCGGAGAAACAAATTGAGCAGAATGCGTCCATTGATTCCCCGATGCTGCATGAGAGCCTGTCCACTTTGCTCGAATCGCGGGAGGATCTGGTATCCTTTGCCGTCTTTACGCCGGGTGGCAGCCTTGTGCTGGACGTTCCGTCCGCGCCGATGAGGCGCAACACCCGAATGGTAGAACAAAGCTGGTTCATCGCCCCGGGGAAGACGGGAGTCATTTCTTTTTCCCAGCCGCATGTCCAGAATTTATTCAAGCAGCGTTACACTTGGGTTGTGTCCATGAGCAAAATGATCTCCTACACGGAACATGGAACAAGAAAGAGAGGGATTTTGCTTGTCGACTTCAATTTTCGCACCATCGACGAGTTGAGCAAGCAGGTCAAGCTGGGAAAAAGGGGGTATGCCTATATTCTGGATTCGCTTGGCAATATCGTGTACCATCCGCAGCAGCAGCTTATTTACGCCGGGCTGAAATATGAAAATGTAGAGCCTGTGCTGGAGTACGCCTACCGCAGCTATCTGGACGAATCCATGGGAGAGAAGCGGTTCATCACCGTGCGCACGCTGAATCAGACCGGCTGGAAAATCGTCGGCGTCGCCTATTACGACGAGATTGTGACGACCAAACGGGATCTCAATCAATTCATGTTGCTGTTCCTCCCCCTGTCCATCCTGTGCGTCATCGTTGTATCCGTGCTGCTGTCCGCCAGAATTGCCCGCCCGATCTCCAAGCTGGAGCGTACCGTTCAGCAGGTCGTGGAGGGGGATTTGAATACCTCGATCAATGTCCGAGGGGCGTACGAGGTAGAGCAGCTGTCCAAACGGTTCAATCTGATGCTCCAGCGCATCCGCAAATTGATGGACCAGATTATTTACGAGCAGGAAACGAAGCGCAAGGGCGAGCTGGAAGTGCTGCAATCCCAGATCAATCCGCATTTTTTGTACAATACGCTTAATTCCGTCATCCGGCTGGCCGAGCGCAGCAAGAATGAGGAGGTTGTGACGATGATCCAGTCGCTCTCCAAGTTTTTTCGCATCAGTCTCAGCAAGGGCAAGAATATTATTACGCTCCGGGAGGAGCTCGATCATATCCGCCATTATCTTGTCATCCAAAGCTTCCGGTTCAAAAATAAATTCCGCTACGAGATCAAGGCGCAGCCGGAAGTGCTGAACTGTCTCACGGTCAAGCTGATTCTCCAGCCGATTGTCGAGAATGCGCTGTATCACGGCATCGAAATGATGCCCGACGAAGGATTGATCGAAATCGCGGCGGAGCTGCGGAACGGTCTGGTCGTGATTAAAGTCAGCGACAACGGTCTCGGAATGTCCGGGGAAACGCTGAAGGGCATTTTAAAGGGCGGCGTAAAAAGCGGGAGCGGGTCCGGCGTCGGCGTAAGCAATGTGCATGAGCGAATCCGCTTGTACTATGGGCGGGAGTACGGCTTATCCTTCGAGAGTGAGCTTGAAGCGGGCACCACGGTTACGGTTACTTTTCCGGCTCGGGATGCGGATGGCGACGGCGAAACGGCGACGGAGGGAGCGAAATCTCTATGA
- a CDS encoding helix-turn-helix domain-containing protein → MSRRLRPDEIAAKSMEYGISLSGDWFQPSVISLDYIRGQAVAGAEHPVSLRDTGDRNLQLFAVLNIAEEICMKHGFGRVFIHRDDLVMLSSLAGKDESEMTGRTLEVLEEIRQNVQRFLKLTVTIGAGTVCRTPEMLFHSFADALQALDYRLILGNNRVIWIEDVESRTSRLPVYDELTEQSLIRTVKLGTVQELTDIINELFGTLDGSQVTANEYRIFLLEIITSILRMAKESGSETNELFGSGITSLTDMNKFNNMEDAKQWIIGVCTRLMNHIALERQSSYKQLVEQAKNFIKSHYHESDISIGKVCEHLHISTGYFSSIFKKETKMTFVNYLLQIRLEAAKELLRTSELKAFEIADKIGFADPNYFSFCFRKKYGQSPKEYKNGARGG, encoded by the coding sequence GTGTCCCGCAGACTCCGGCCGGATGAGATTGCGGCGAAGAGCATGGAGTACGGCATCTCTCTCTCCGGAGACTGGTTTCAGCCCTCCGTGATCAGTCTGGATTATATTCGCGGACAGGCAGTAGCGGGAGCGGAGCATCCGGTCTCCCTGCGTGATACCGGTGACCGCAATCTGCAGCTGTTCGCCGTACTCAACATTGCCGAAGAAATCTGCATGAAGCACGGCTTCGGCAGAGTGTTCATCCACCGCGATGATCTTGTCATGCTGTCTTCCCTCGCGGGAAAGGATGAAAGCGAGATGACCGGCAGAACCCTTGAGGTGCTGGAGGAAATCCGCCAGAACGTGCAGCGCTTTTTGAAGCTGACCGTCACCATCGGCGCGGGAACGGTATGCCGGACGCCGGAGATGCTGTTCCACTCGTTCGCGGACGCGCTTCAGGCGCTGGATTACCGGCTCATTCTCGGCAACAACCGGGTGATCTGGATTGAAGACGTCGAGTCGCGTACCAGCCGCTTGCCCGTCTATGACGAATTGACCGAGCAGTCGCTTATCCGCACCGTGAAGCTGGGGACCGTACAGGAGCTGACGGACATCATCAATGAATTGTTCGGAACGCTGGACGGAAGTCAGGTGACCGCGAACGAATACCGCATTTTTCTGCTGGAGATCATCACTTCCATTTTGCGGATGGCCAAAGAGTCCGGAAGCGAGACGAACGAGCTGTTCGGCTCGGGCATTACCTCCCTTACGGATATGAATAAATTCAATAACATGGAGGATGCGAAGCAGTGGATTATCGGTGTCTGCACCCGGCTGATGAACCATATCGCCCTGGAGCGGCAATCCAGCTACAAGCAGTTGGTCGAGCAGGCGAAGAATTTTATCAAGAGCCATTATCACGAATCCGATATTTCGATCGGCAAGGTGTGCGAGCATTTGCATATCAGCACCGGGTATTTCAGCAGTATTTTCAAAAAAGAAACCAAAATGACGTTCGTGAACTATTTGCTGCAAATCCGGCTTGAAGCGGCGAAGGAGCTGCTGCGCACGTCGGAGCTTAAGGCTTTTGAAATCGCGGACAAAATCGGCTTTGCCGATCCGAACTATTTCAGCTTCTGCTTCCGGAAGAAGTACGGCCAGTCGCCCAAAGAATACAAGAACGGCGCCAGAGGAGGGTAA